A window of Rhodococcus sp. SGAir0479 contains these coding sequences:
- a CDS encoding TetR/AcrR family transcriptional regulator, whose protein sequence is MRAPQQDRSRLTRHRLLEATVDCLAEFGWSATTVAVVAERAGVSRGAAQHHFPTREDLITAALEFMFDSRMEQARREVTELPQGERRTEAVVSRLVDYYTGTLFKAALQVWTAAAADPALRARVVPLEEHFGRVAHRTAVASLGVDDADPAVRRLVQATLDLARGLGLADVLTDDSRRRTEIVRCWAAQLDAALAGVGAPSRPASPVS, encoded by the coding sequence ATGCGCGCACCGCAACAGGATCGAAGCCGTCTGACCAGGCATCGGCTGCTCGAAGCGACCGTCGACTGCCTGGCCGAGTTCGGCTGGTCGGCCACCACGGTCGCGGTCGTGGCCGAGCGGGCGGGCGTGTCGCGAGGCGCAGCCCAGCATCATTTCCCGACGCGCGAGGACCTCATCACGGCCGCGCTCGAGTTCATGTTCGACAGCCGGATGGAACAGGCGCGGCGCGAGGTGACCGAACTGCCCCAGGGGGAGCGGCGTACCGAGGCGGTCGTCTCCCGGCTGGTCGACTACTACACCGGCACGCTGTTCAAGGCGGCGCTGCAGGTCTGGACCGCGGCCGCCGCCGACCCCGCGCTGCGGGCGCGGGTCGTTCCGCTCGAGGAGCACTTCGGCCGGGTGGCGCACCGCACCGCGGTGGCCAGCCTCGGCGTCGACGACGCCGACCCCGCCGTGCGGCGGCTCGTCCAGGCCACCCTGGATCTGGCGCGCGGACTCGGACTCGCCGACGTCCTCACCGACGACTCGCGGCGCCGTACCGAGATCGTGCGCTGCTGGGCCGCTCAGCTGGATGCGGCGCTCGCAGGCGTCGGCGCCCCGAGCCGCCCCGCCTCCCCGGTGTCCTAG
- a CDS encoding acyl-CoA dehydrogenase family protein, whose product MSSFIETDEQKELRAAVSKLAQRFNYVDYVLPKARRGEPLTELWNEAGKLGFLGVNLPEEYGGGGAGIYELALVQEELAAQGAGLLLVVVSPAICGTIIGKYGTDAQKQQWLTALADGSKIMAFGITEPDAGSNSHQITTTARRDGEEWVLRGSKIYISGVDQADAVLVVARTEDHRTGKLKPALFIVPTDAANFVATPMEMDIVEPDHQFTLFLDDVRLPADALVGSEDAALMQLFAGLNPERILGAAMAVGMGRWALQAGVKFAKERTVWKTPIGAHQGLAHPLAQCKIELELAKLMMQKAAVLYDSGDDFGAAEAANMAKYAAAEASIKTLDQAIQTHGGGGLTKEYGLSAMLGAARIARVAPVSREMILNFVAQHSLGLPKSY is encoded by the coding sequence ATGAGCAGCTTCATCGAGACCGACGAGCAGAAGGAGCTGCGGGCGGCGGTGTCGAAGCTCGCCCAGCGCTTCAACTACGTCGACTACGTCCTGCCGAAGGCACGCCGGGGAGAACCGCTCACCGAGCTGTGGAACGAGGCCGGCAAGCTCGGGTTCCTGGGCGTCAACCTGCCCGAGGAGTACGGCGGCGGCGGTGCGGGCATCTACGAACTGGCGCTGGTGCAGGAGGAGCTCGCTGCGCAGGGGGCCGGGTTGCTGCTCGTCGTCGTCTCACCCGCCATCTGCGGCACCATCATCGGCAAGTACGGCACCGACGCGCAGAAGCAGCAGTGGCTCACCGCGCTCGCCGACGGATCGAAGATCATGGCGTTCGGGATCACCGAGCCCGACGCCGGCTCCAACTCGCACCAGATCACCACCACCGCGCGACGGGATGGGGAGGAGTGGGTGCTGCGGGGCAGCAAGATCTACATCTCCGGTGTGGACCAGGCGGATGCGGTGCTCGTGGTGGCGCGCACGGAGGATCACCGGACCGGCAAGCTGAAGCCGGCACTGTTCATCGTGCCCACCGACGCCGCGAACTTCGTCGCGACGCCGATGGAGATGGACATCGTCGAGCCCGACCACCAGTTCACGCTGTTCCTCGACGACGTGCGGCTGCCCGCCGACGCGCTGGTCGGCTCGGAGGACGCGGCACTGATGCAGTTGTTCGCGGGGCTGAACCCCGAGCGCATCCTGGGCGCCGCGATGGCGGTGGGCATGGGGCGGTGGGCACTGCAGGCGGGCGTGAAGTTCGCGAAGGAGCGCACCGTCTGGAAGACCCCCATCGGCGCGCACCAGGGTCTGGCGCATCCGCTCGCCCAGTGCAAGATCGAACTCGAGCTCGCGAAACTGATGATGCAGAAGGCTGCCGTCCTGTACGACAGCGGCGACGACTTCGGCGCCGCCGAGGCGGCCAACATGGCCAAGTACGCGGCGGCCGAGGCCAGCATCAAGACCCTCGACCAGGCGATCCAGACGCACGGCGGCGGCGGGCTGACCAAGGAATACGGCCTGTCGGCGATGCTGGGCGCGGCCCGTATCGCGCGGGTGGCGCCGGTGAGCCGCGAGATGATCCTCAACTTCGTCGCCCAGCATTCGCTGGGCCTGCCGAAGTCGTACTGA
- a CDS encoding DUF3558 domain-containing protein, whose translation MTRRAVRWFAVPAAALVLAGCGATVPGTPMPAGASGAGGDYVGLLTECEAVAAERIADAVGGGAIERGFFGAVCRWSVDGPAGPVRVTFDWFESGSLDVERETARRLGYAPEDVVVDGRRAVLVRQPHDPGSCGVAVGAPAGGVVGWWAQYRAPGHPDPCEAAVTLAKLTLDLSA comes from the coding sequence ATGACTCGGCGCGCCGTGCGGTGGTTCGCCGTCCCGGCTGCCGCGCTGGTGCTCGCGGGGTGTGGCGCGACGGTGCCCGGGACGCCGATGCCCGCGGGCGCGTCCGGTGCGGGCGGGGACTACGTGGGGTTGCTGACGGAGTGCGAGGCCGTCGCCGCCGAACGGATCGCCGACGCGGTCGGCGGCGGTGCGATCGAGCGCGGGTTCTTCGGTGCGGTCTGTCGCTGGTCGGTCGACGGACCGGCGGGCCCCGTCCGGGTGACCTTCGACTGGTTCGAGTCCGGATCACTCGACGTCGAACGCGAGACGGCCCGGCGCCTCGGGTACGCGCCCGAGGACGTGGTCGTCGACGGCCGACGCGCTGTGCTGGTCCGACAGCCGCACGATCCCGGCTCCTGCGGGGTGGCGGTGGGCGCGCCGGCCGGTGGCGTGGTGGGCTGGTGGGCGCAGTACCGCGCCCCCGGCCACCCGGATCCCTGTGAGGCGGCGGTCACGCTGGCGAAACTGACACTCGACCTGAGTGCTTGA
- the tuf gene encoding elongation factor Tu codes for MAKAKFERTKPHVNIGTIGHVDHGKTTTTAAITKVLADKYPDLNESFAFDQIDKAPEEKARGITINISHVEYQTEKRHYAHVDAPGHADYIKNMITGAAQMDGAILVVAATDGPMPQTREHVLLARQVGVPYILVALNKADMVDDEEILELVEMEVRELLAGQEFDENAPVIPISALKALEGDEKWVQSIVDLMQAVDDSIPDPVRETDKPFLMPVEDVFTITGRGTVVTGRIERGVINVNEEVEIVGIRPTSTKTTVTGIEMFRKLLDQGQAGDNVGLLVRGIKREDVERGQVVVKPGTTTPHTEFEGQAYILSKDEGGRHTPFFNNYRPQFYFRTTDVTGVVTLPEGTEMVMPGDNTEMSVVLIQPVAMDEGLRFAIREGGRTVGAGRVTKIIK; via the coding sequence GTGGCGAAGGCGAAGTTCGAGCGGACCAAGCCGCACGTGAACATCGGCACCATCGGTCACGTCGACCACGGCAAGACCACCACCACGGCTGCTATCACCAAGGTGCTGGCCGACAAGTACCCGGATCTGAACGAGAGCTTCGCTTTCGACCAGATCGACAAGGCGCCGGAGGAGAAGGCTCGTGGTATCACGATCAACATCTCCCACGTCGAGTACCAGACGGAGAAGCGCCACTACGCGCACGTCGACGCTCCGGGTCACGCGGACTACATCAAGAACATGATCACCGGTGCCGCCCAGATGGACGGCGCGATCCTGGTCGTGGCCGCCACCGACGGCCCGATGCCGCAGACCCGTGAGCACGTGCTGCTCGCCCGCCAGGTCGGCGTGCCCTACATCCTCGTCGCGCTGAACAAGGCCGACATGGTCGACGACGAGGAAATCCTCGAGCTCGTCGAGATGGAGGTCCGCGAACTGCTGGCCGGCCAGGAGTTCGACGAGAACGCTCCGGTCATCCCGATCTCGGCGCTCAAGGCGCTCGAGGGTGACGAGAAGTGGGTTCAGTCGATCGTCGACCTCATGCAGGCCGTCGACGACTCCATCCCGGACCCGGTCCGTGAGACCGACAAGCCGTTCCTGATGCCCGTCGAGGACGTCTTCACGATCACCGGTCGTGGCACCGTCGTCACCGGTCGTATCGAGCGTGGCGTGATCAACGTCAACGAAGAGGTCGAGATCGTCGGCATCCGCCCGACGTCGACCAAGACCACGGTCACCGGCATCGAGATGTTCCGCAAGCTGCTCGACCAGGGCCAGGCCGGCGACAACGTCGGTCTGCTGGTTCGTGGCATCAAGCGCGAAGATGTCGAGCGCGGCCAGGTTGTCGTCAAGCCGGGCACCACGACTCCCCACACGGAGTTCGAGGGCCAGGCGTACATCCTGTCGAAGGACGAGGGCGGCCGCCACACCCCGTTCTTCAACAACTACCGTCCGCAGTTCTACTTCCGTACGACTGACGTGACGGGCGTTGTGACCCTGCCCGAGGGCACCGAGATGGTCATGCCCGGTGACAACACCGAGATGTCCGTCGTGCTGATCCAGCCGG
- a CDS encoding enoyl-CoA hydratase family protein, whose product MTTSTDRVVHYDVAGGCATLTLDSPHNRNAISSRLVAELRQGLSDAAGDDAVRAVVLTHTGGTFCAGADLSEASSAGPDVGPAELAAQRTQQMTDLLRAIVELPKPVIARVDGHVRAGGMGLVGACDIVVAGPDCTFALTEARLGLAASIISLTVLPRLTSRAASRYFLTGEKFGAHEAEAIGLVSEAVQDTGAVVTELLETLGRCSPQGLAESKRLTTMRLLEDFDRYGHRLAEQSAALFGSAQAIEGMTAFLQKRSPSWAVEFQNANGA is encoded by the coding sequence ATGACGACTTCCACGGATCGGGTGGTGCACTACGACGTCGCGGGCGGGTGCGCCACCCTGACCCTCGACTCGCCGCACAACCGCAACGCGATCTCGAGCCGGCTGGTGGCCGAGCTGCGGCAGGGACTGTCCGACGCCGCCGGCGACGACGCGGTGCGTGCCGTCGTGCTCACCCACACCGGAGGCACGTTCTGCGCCGGCGCGGACCTGTCGGAGGCGAGCTCCGCCGGTCCCGACGTCGGGCCGGCCGAACTGGCCGCGCAGAGGACGCAGCAGATGACCGATCTGCTGCGGGCGATCGTCGAGTTGCCCAAACCGGTGATCGCCCGGGTGGACGGGCACGTCCGGGCGGGCGGCATGGGACTGGTGGGCGCCTGCGACATCGTCGTCGCGGGCCCGGACTGCACCTTCGCTCTCACCGAGGCGCGGCTCGGACTGGCCGCGTCGATCATCTCGCTGACGGTGCTTCCGCGGCTCACGTCGCGCGCTGCGAGTCGCTATTTCCTGACGGGCGAGAAGTTCGGCGCGCACGAGGCCGAGGCGATCGGGCTGGTCAGCGAGGCGGTGCAGGACACCGGCGCGGTGGTCACCGAACTACTCGAGACGCTGGGACGGTGTTCCCCGCAGGGATTGGCGGAGTCGAAGAGGCTCACGACGATGCGGTTGCTCGAGGACTTCGACCGATACGGGCACAGGCTGGCCGAACAGTCCGCGGCACTGTTCGGGTCCGCGCAGGCGATCGAGGGTATGACCGCGTTCCTGCAGAAGCGGTCGCCGTCGTGGGCCGTCGAGTTCCAAAACGCGAACGGGGCCTGA
- a CDS encoding DUF3558 domain-containing protein yields the protein MSRTVVGLLVGCAVLLAGCGGGGGEQAGDHPGSPTGTSQSPSAPGPFFGECGSVTDAEVAAAFGVPGFGTVVRNSVGCEWQLSAQDAHASPHVSFTWYRGSPIGRERAGSALVGRPAIDIEIGGRPGFEAASSEWLCELGVQFGDDFVHWSIAYADGVPAAEPCDVGRRLAELTVARAR from the coding sequence ATGTCGCGCACGGTGGTGGGCCTGCTCGTGGGCTGCGCCGTGCTACTCGCCGGCTGCGGGGGAGGCGGCGGTGAGCAGGCCGGTGACCATCCCGGCTCGCCGACCGGGACGTCGCAGTCGCCGAGCGCGCCCGGGCCGTTCTTCGGCGAGTGCGGATCGGTCACCGACGCCGAGGTGGCCGCGGCGTTCGGGGTGCCCGGCTTCGGCACGGTCGTCCGCAACTCGGTGGGCTGCGAGTGGCAGCTGTCGGCGCAGGACGCTCACGCCTCTCCGCACGTGTCGTTCACCTGGTATCGCGGCAGCCCGATCGGCCGCGAACGTGCCGGCAGTGCGCTCGTCGGGCGTCCGGCGATCGACATCGAGATCGGCGGCCGGCCCGGCTTCGAGGCCGCGTCATCCGAGTGGTTGTGCGAACTCGGCGTGCAGTTCGGGGACGACTTCGTGCACTGGTCGATCGCGTACGCGGACGGTGTGCCCGCGGCGGAGCCGTGCGACGTGGGCCGCCGACTCGCGGAACTCACCGTGGCGAGGGCGCGATGA
- the rpsL gene encoding 30S ribosomal protein S12 — MPTINQLVRKGRRDKAAKVKTAALKGSPQRRGVCTRVYTTTPKKPNSALRKVARVRLTSSVEVTAYIPGEGHNLQEHSMVLVRGGRVKDLPGVRYKIIRGSLDTQGVKNRKQARSRYGAKKEKS, encoded by the coding sequence ATGCCAACCATCAACCAGCTGGTCCGCAAGGGCCGCCGCGACAAGGCCGCCAAGGTCAAGACCGCGGCCCTGAAGGGCAGCCCGCAGCGTCGTGGCGTGTGCACTCGCGTGTACACCACCACCCCGAAGAAGCCGAACTCCGCGCTGCGGAAGGTCGCCCGTGTGCGCCTGACCAGCTCCGTCGAGGTCACCGCTTACATCCCGGGTGAGGGCCACAACCTGCAGGAGCACTCGATGGTGCTCGTCCGCGGCGGTCGCGTGAAGGACCTCCCGGGTGTGCGCTACAAGATCATCCGTGGCTCGCTCGACACCCAGGGTGTCAAGAACCGCAAGCAGGCCCGCAGCCGCTACGGCGCCAAGAAGGAGAAGAGCTAA
- the rpsG gene encoding 30S ribosomal protein S7, with translation MPRKGPAPKRPLVADPVYGSPLVTQLVNKILLDGKKSTAERIVYGALEQAREKTGTDPVVTLKRALDNVKPALEVRSRRVGGATYQVPVEVRPGRSTTLALRWLVTFSRARREKTMVERLANELLDASNGLGASVKRREDTHKMAEANKAFAHYRW, from the coding sequence ATGCCACGTAAGGGCCCCGCTCCCAAGCGCCCCCTGGTTGCCGACCCGGTCTACGGTTCGCCGCTGGTCACCCAGCTCGTCAACAAGATCCTGCTGGACGGTAAGAAGTCCACCGCCGAGCGCATCGTCTACGGTGCCCTCGAGCAGGCTCGCGAGAAGACCGGCACCGATCCGGTCGTCACCCTCAAGCGCGCGCTCGACAACGTCAAGCCCGCCCTCGAGGTCCGCAGCCGTCGCGTCGGTGGCGCCACCTACCAGGTCCCGGTCGAGGTTCGTCCGGGCCGTTCCACCACGCTGGCCCTGCGCTGGCTGGTGACCTTCTCGCGCGCTCGGCGTGAGAAGACCATGGTCGAGCGTCTCGCCAACGAACTTCTCGATGCGAGCAACGGCCTGGGCGCTTCCGTGAAGCGTCGCGAGGACACCCACAAGATGGCTGAAGCCAACAAGGCGTTCGCGCACTACCGCTGGTGA
- the fusA gene encoding elongation factor G, with translation MAQEVLTDLNKVRNIGIMAHIDAGKTTTTERILFYTGVNYKIGETHDGASTTDWMEQEKERGITITSAAVTCFWNKNQINIIDTPGHVDFTVEVERSLRVLDGAVAVFDGKEGVEPQSEQVWRQAAKYDVPRICFVNKMDKMGADFYFTVQTIIDRLGAKPLVLQLPIGAEDAFDGVVDLVEMKAITWRGVVPTGAEPTIEEIPADLADKAAEYREKLLETVAESDEALMEKYFGGEELTVEEIKGAIRKMTVASELYPVLCGSAFKNKGVQPMLDAVIDYLPNPLDIGEVHGHAVNNEEEELVRKPSKEEPFSALAFKIAAHPFFGKLTFVRVYSGRVEPGAQVLNATKGKKERIGKLFQMHANKENPVDEAVAGHIYAMIGLKDTTTGDTLCDQANPIVLESMTFPDPVIQVSIEPKTKSDQEKLGTAIQKLAEEDPTFSVELDEETGQTVIGGMGELHLDILVDRMRREFKVEANVGKPQVAYRETITRPVEKHEFTHKKQTGGSGQFAKVIIALEPFVGEDGASYEFENKVSGGRVPREYIPSVDAGAQDAMQYGVLAGYPLVNLKLTLLDGAYHDVDSSEMAFKVAGSQALKEAARKAGPVILEPLMAVEVTTPEDYMGEVIGDLNSRRGQIQAMEERSGARVVKALVPLSEMFGYIGDLRSKTQGRANFSMVFDSYAEVPSNVSKEIIAKATGE, from the coding sequence GTGGCACAGGAAGTGCTGACCGACCTGAACAAGGTCCGCAATATCGGCATCATGGCGCACATCGATGCCGGCAAGACCACCACCACCGAGCGCATCCTCTTCTACACCGGCGTCAACTACAAGATCGGTGAGACCCACGACGGTGCGTCGACCACGGACTGGATGGAGCAGGAGAAGGAGCGTGGTATCACCATCACCTCCGCTGCTGTGACCTGTTTCTGGAACAAGAACCAGATCAACATCATCGACACCCCGGGTCACGTCGACTTCACGGTGGAAGTCGAGCGCTCCCTCCGTGTTCTCGACGGTGCCGTCGCCGTCTTCGACGGCAAGGAGGGCGTCGAGCCCCAGTCCGAGCAGGTCTGGCGCCAGGCTGCCAAGTACGACGTTCCGCGCATCTGCTTCGTCAACAAGATGGACAAGATGGGCGCGGACTTCTACTTCACCGTGCAGACCATCATCGACCGCCTCGGCGCGAAGCCGCTGGTCCTGCAGCTGCCGATCGGCGCCGAGGATGCCTTCGACGGCGTCGTCGACCTGGTCGAGATGAAGGCCATCACCTGGCGCGGGGTCGTCCCCACCGGTGCCGAGCCGACCATCGAGGAGATCCCCGCGGATCTGGCCGACAAGGCCGCCGAGTACCGCGAGAAGCTGCTCGAGACCGTTGCCGAGTCCGACGAAGCTCTCATGGAGAAGTACTTCGGCGGCGAGGAGCTCACGGTCGAGGAGATCAAGGGCGCCATCCGCAAGATGACGGTCGCCTCCGAGCTGTACCCGGTGCTGTGTGGCTCCGCGTTCAAGAACAAGGGCGTTCAGCCCATGCTCGACGCGGTCATCGACTACCTGCCGAACCCGCTGGACATCGGCGAGGTCCACGGCCACGCCGTGAACAACGAGGAAGAGGAGCTGGTCCGCAAGCCCAGCAAGGAAGAGCCCTTCTCGGCTCTGGCCTTCAAGATTGCGGCGCACCCCTTCTTCGGCAAGCTCACCTTCGTGCGCGTCTACTCGGGTCGTGTCGAGCCGGGTGCCCAGGTGCTCAACGCCACCAAGGGCAAGAAGGAGCGCATCGGCAAGCTCTTCCAGATGCACGCCAACAAGGAGAACCCGGTCGACGAGGCCGTCGCCGGCCACATCTACGCGATGATCGGCCTGAAGGACACCACGACCGGTGACACCCTGTGCGATCAGGCGAACCCGATCGTCCTCGAGTCGATGACGTTCCCGGACCCGGTCATCCAGGTCTCGATCGAGCCCAAGACCAAGTCCGACCAGGAGAAGCTGGGCACCGCGATCCAGAAGCTGGCCGAAGAGGACCCGACCTTCTCGGTCGAGCTGGACGAGGAGACCGGCCAGACCGTCATCGGCGGCATGGGCGAGCTCCACCTCGACATCCTCGTCGACCGTATGCGTCGCGAGTTCAAGGTCGAGGCCAACGTCGGCAAGCCGCAGGTCGCGTACCGCGAGACCATCACCCGGCCGGTCGAGAAGCACGAGTTCACCCACAAGAAGCAGACGGGTGGCTCGGGCCAGTTCGCGAAGGTCATCATCGCCCTCGAGCCGTTCGTCGGCGAGGACGGCGCCAGCTACGAGTTCGAGAACAAGGTCTCCGGTGGCCGTGTTCCGCGCGAGTACATCCCGTCGGTCGACGCCGGTGCGCAGGACGCCATGCAGTACGGTGTTCTCGCCGGTTACCCGCTCGTGAACCTGAAGCTGACCCTGCTCGACGGCGCATACCACGACGTCGACTCCTCGGAAATGGCGTTCAAGGTCGCGGGTTCGCAGGCGCTCAAGGAAGCCGCCCGCAAGGCCGGCCCGGTCATTCTCGAGCCCCTCATGGCTGTCGAGGTCACCACGCCCGAGGACTACATGGGTGAAGTGATCGGCGACCTCAACTCCCGCCGTGGCCAGATCCAGGCCATGGAGGAACGCAGTGGTGCCCGTGTCGTGAAGGCGCTGGTTCCGCTCTCGGAGATGTTCGGTTACATCGGTGACCTGCGGTCGAAGACCCAGGGCCGAGCGAACTTCTCCATGGTGTTCGATTCCTACGCAGAGGTTCCCTCGAACGTCTCGAAGGAAATCATCGCCAAGGCGACCGGCGAGTAA
- a CDS encoding acetyl/propionyl/methylcrotonyl-CoA carboxylase subunit alpha: MTTTASTSPVTSVLVANRGEIARRVFATCRRTGVGTVAVFSDPDAGSPHVAEADAAVRLPGATPAETYLRADALVAAARVAGADAVHPGYGFLSENADFAQAVEAAGLTWIGPPAKAIELMGSKVESKRIMSEAGVPVLAELDPAAVTEADLPVLVKASAGGGGRGMRVVRELSKLSREIEAARREAQSAFGDPTVFCERYLETGRHIEVQVMADRHGTVWAIGERECSIQRRHQKVVEEAPSPLVERIPPMRARLFEAARLAANAIGYEGAGTVEFLADERGDFFFLEMNTRLQVEHPVTECTTGLDLVELQLQVASGAELPAEPPAIHGHSIEVRLYAEDPAHGWRPQSGTIEHFEIPGTATEFDLLERTGVRLDSGVEDGSVVSVFYDPMLAKVISYAPTRAQAAQVLASALARTRLHGLRTNRDLLVNVLRHPAFLAGDTDTAFFDTHGLDVLARPLADERAESLSALAAALADAAANRAAAPVVGGLPGGWRNLPSQPQVKRYTGTHGEHEVRYLSTRSGLRAEGFDDVTPVSSSPECVVLDVAGLQRRFDVARYRDTVCVDSPLGPVALTVVPRFVDPSSVVAEGSLLAPMPGAVIRLGAAEGDQVTAGQPILWLEAMKMEHTVKAPTSGVLTALPVAVGQQVDVGSVLAIVEAPASNEAGAEGESA; this comes from the coding sequence GTGACCACTACAGCGAGTACATCCCCCGTCACGTCCGTCCTGGTCGCCAACCGCGGCGAGATCGCCCGCCGCGTGTTCGCGACGTGCCGGCGCACGGGCGTCGGCACCGTCGCGGTCTTCTCCGACCCCGACGCGGGCAGTCCCCACGTCGCCGAGGCCGATGCCGCGGTCCGCTTGCCGGGCGCGACACCCGCCGAGACATACCTGAGAGCCGACGCCCTGGTCGCGGCCGCCCGCGTCGCCGGGGCCGACGCCGTCCATCCGGGCTACGGGTTCCTCTCGGAGAACGCCGATTTCGCGCAGGCCGTCGAGGCCGCCGGACTCACCTGGATCGGCCCGCCAGCCAAGGCGATCGAGCTGATGGGCTCGAAGGTCGAGTCCAAGCGCATCATGTCCGAGGCCGGGGTCCCGGTGCTGGCCGAACTCGATCCCGCCGCGGTCACCGAGGCGGACCTGCCGGTGCTGGTGAAGGCGTCGGCCGGCGGCGGCGGTCGCGGCATGCGCGTCGTGCGTGAACTGTCGAAGCTGTCCCGGGAGATCGAGGCGGCCCGCCGCGAAGCGCAGTCCGCGTTCGGTGATCCCACGGTCTTCTGCGAGCGGTACCTCGAGACCGGACGGCACATCGAGGTCCAGGTGATGGCCGACCGGCACGGCACGGTCTGGGCGATCGGCGAGCGGGAGTGCTCGATCCAGCGCCGCCACCAGAAGGTGGTCGAGGAGGCGCCGTCCCCGCTGGTCGAACGCATTCCGCCCATGCGGGCCCGGCTGTTCGAGGCGGCGCGCCTGGCCGCGAATGCGATCGGCTACGAGGGCGCCGGCACGGTCGAGTTCCTCGCCGACGAGCGCGGCGACTTCTTCTTCCTGGAGATGAACACGCGCCTGCAGGTCGAGCACCCCGTCACCGAGTGCACCACGGGACTCGACCTCGTCGAACTGCAGCTTCAGGTGGCCTCCGGCGCGGAGCTGCCCGCCGAACCGCCCGCGATTCACGGCCACTCGATCGAGGTGCGGTTGTACGCCGAGGACCCGGCGCACGGCTGGCGTCCGCAGAGCGGAACCATCGAGCACTTCGAGATCCCCGGCACCGCAACGGAGTTCGATCTGCTCGAGCGGACCGGCGTGCGACTGGACTCGGGTGTCGAGGACGGGTCCGTCGTGAGCGTGTTCTACGACCCGATGCTCGCGAAGGTCATCTCGTACGCGCCCACCCGAGCGCAGGCCGCGCAGGTTCTGGCGTCGGCACTGGCCCGCACCCGCCTGCACGGATTGCGCACCAACCGCGACCTGCTCGTCAACGTGTTGCGGCACCCGGCCTTCCTGGCGGGCGACACCGACACCGCGTTCTTCGACACCCACGGGTTGGACGTGCTCGCGCGCCCACTCGCCGACGAGCGGGCGGAGTCGCTGTCCGCCCTCGCGGCCGCACTGGCCGACGCCGCGGCCAACCGCGCCGCCGCCCCGGTGGTGGGCGGGCTACCCGGTGGATGGCGGAACCTGCCGTCGCAGCCGCAGGTCAAGCGGTACACCGGCACGCACGGGGAGCACGAGGTGCGCTACCTGTCGACCCGATCGGGACTGCGGGCGGAGGGTTTCGACGACGTGACGCCGGTGTCGTCGTCGCCCGAGTGCGTCGTCCTCGACGTCGCGGGTCTGCAACGCCGGTTCGACGTCGCCCGGTACCGCGACACGGTGTGCGTCGACTCGCCGCTCGGCCCGGTAGCGCTCACGGTCGTCCCGCGCTTCGTCGACCCGTCGTCGGTGGTCGCGGAGGGGTCACTGCTCGCGCCGATGCCGGGCGCGGTGATCCGGCTCGGGGCCGCCGAGGGCGATCAGGTCACCGCGGGCCAGCCGATCCTGTGGCTCGAGGCCATGAAGATGGAGCACACCGTCAAGGCGCCGACGTCCGGCGTGCTCACCGCACTTCCCGTCGCCGTCGGCCAGCAGGTCGACGTCGGGTCCGTCCTGGCAATCGTGGAAGCACCGGCGTCGAACGAGGCCGGGGCAGAAGGAGAGAGCGCATGA